One region of Drosophila kikkawai strain 14028-0561.14 chromosome 2R, DkikHiC1v2, whole genome shotgun sequence genomic DNA includes:
- the LOC108076137 gene encoding uncharacterized protein yields MEDGTFYNECKDLPGALPMEGLFDMTNLNLSLVEDGIQFSGNMTSVWHGLDPSDRIQMTGSVQYFDRGTWVPTILNMLVYDLCKILYDDKQLWYKSWSSHIVNRREIEKECLMPGTVFILETYTANFRFGSGIYLKPGRYSIRVQNTAYDKFDIKRPNEICYEIRGEFFKV; encoded by the exons ATGGAGGACGGAACGTTCTACAATGAATGCAAGGACTTGCCGGGGGCTCTACCTATGGAAGGCTTGTTTGACATGACCAATCTAAACCTTTCCTTGGTCGAAGACGGTATTCAGTTTTCCGGAAACATGACATCTGTGTGGCACGGACTTGACCCATCGGATCGCATTCAG atGACGGGAAGCGTGCAATACTTTGATCGTGGTACCTGGGTTCCAACAATACTAAATATGCTGGTTTACGATCTCTGCAAAATCCTGTACGATGATAAGCAGCTGTGGTACAAGTCGTGGTCCTCACATATAGTAAATCGAAGGGAAATAGAGAAAGAATGCTTAATGCCTGGT ACTGTTTTCATTTTAGAAACATATACGGCAAACTTCAGATTTGGAAGTGGCATATACCTAAAGCCTGGGCGCTATTCGATTCGGGTTCAGAATACGGCCTACGACAAGTTCGACATAAAGCGTCCAAATGAAATTTGCTACGAAATAAGGGGCGAATTTTTTAAGGTCTAA
- the LOC108076539 gene encoding testisin-like — protein MTFLFSSILIFLLLEAGSAQLLDERCQKSYRSRVIGGKNSERAPWMAYLIRNGNFACGGSLVAYRFVLTAAHCTQVNDNLYVRLGELDSATNRDGPTEQFRVVQIFRHENYVTHMSHDIALLKLDRAVVYRANVRPICIMLDTKLRSKINAIPEFTLTGWGQSAHYYQMPTRLQRLTVRRINDYWCNGQTERFCCRNPAQFVCFGDSGSPLGALVLYRKRIIFAQFGIASSVTGNCDGYGIFTDVMHYTPWLVATIRRHWN, from the exons ATGACATTTTTATTCTCCTCCATCCTGATTTTCCTACTCCTTGAGGCGGGATCTGCCCAGTTGCTGGACGAGAGATGTCAAAAGTCATACAGATCGCGAGTTATTGGTGGTAAAAATTCAGAGCGGGCTCCTTGGATGGCTTACTTGATACGCAATGGGAATTTCGCTTGCGGAGGCTCACTGGTTGCATACC GTTTCGTACTGACAGCAGCTCATTGTACCCAAGTGAACGACAATtt GTATGTTCGCTTGGGAGAACTGGATTCAGCTACCAACAGGGATGGCCCCACTGAGCAATTTCGGGTAGTACAAATCTTTAGGCATGAAAACTACGTTACTCACATGTCCCACGACATAGCGCTACTCAAACTCGATCGAGCTGTGGTCTACAGAG CCAATGTCCGGCCCATATGTATTATGTTGGACACCAAACTGCGGTCAAAAATCAACGCTATCCCAGAATTTACCCTTACCGGCTGGGGTCAGAGTGCCCATTATTATCAGATGCCGACGCGGCTCCAGAGACTGACCGTGCGGCGGATCAACGATTACTGGTGCAATGGTCAGACAGAGCGATTCTGTTGCCGAAATCCCGCACAGTTCGTTTGCTTTGGCGACTCGGGAAGTCCCTTGGGTGCCCTGGTCTTATACAGAAAAAGGATCATCTTTGCCCAGTTTGGAATAGCCAGTTCGGTTACGGGTAATTGCGATGGTTATGGCATATTTACGGACGTTATGCACTATACCCCTTGGCTCGTGGCCACAATACGACGTCATTGGAATTAG
- the LOC108076136 gene encoding uncharacterized protein: MSRSVSQIYQFLLISQFIYYSTEVEYEFIPQDERYYEKCKDLPDALGMEELFDMTNLNIAMTEEGLQFSGNMTSTWLGLDPSDRIQMATSIQYFDRGTWVPTILNMLIPDFCKFLYDERQSWYTWSSHIINRKEIETECFKVPGTVFIFDTYPTSFRFGSGIYLKPGRYSLQVQFTAYDKFNKKRPTEVCYEIRGEFFKV, translated from the exons ATGAGTCGCAGTGTGTCGCAGATATATCAGTTTCTattgatttcccaatttatttattactcgACTGAAGTGGAATATGAGTTTATACCGCAGGACGAAAGGTACTACGAGAAGTGCAAGGACTTGCCGGATGCCCTCGGCATGGAGGAATTATTTGACATGACCAATCTAAATATTGCTATGACCGAGGAAGGTCTCCAATTTTCGGGAAACATGACCTCTACGTGGCTTGGACTTGACCCATCCGATCGGATTCAG ATGGCCACAAGTATCCAATACTTTGACCGTGGAACCTGGGTACCAACTATACTGAATATGCTGATTCCcgatttttgcaaatttctgTACGATGAAAGGCAATCCTGGTACACATGGTCTTCACATATAATTAATCGAAAAGAAATAGAGACAGAATGTTTCAAAGTGCCGGGA actgtttttattttcgacACATATCCGACTAGCTTCAGATTTGGAAGtggcatatatttaaaacctgGTCGCTATTCACTTCAGGTTCAGTTTACGGCTTACGACAAGTTCAACAAAAAGCGTCCAACTGAAGTCTGCTACGAAATAAGGGGCGAATTTTTTAAGGTCTAA
- the LOC108076141 gene encoding chymotrypsin-like protease CTRL-1, producing MTYALPKLMLLLLSLCFGKLEAVTFLDNNCQAGFSPMMINSRNANRAPWMAYLIKDGKYICGGSLVNHQFVLTAAHCANSVQNLIARLGEYDSSIETDGETLDIGVSIIFFAPLGQDISLLKLLTRTNYTATIKPICIVLWTCNEDLRELHSVNKYIVTGWGQISRVNRTASTILQEISVSRINPSLCGNFFGQICCENPSQFVCHGDSGSPLTSEHKYNHVTSTVLYGVLSSGHERCYDYARYVDIAPYTPWIYYIIKSYF from the exons ATGACGTACGCTCTTCCAAAGTTGATGCTACTGTTATTAAGCCTGTGCTTCGGAAAACTAGAAGCCGTCACCTTTTTGGATAACAATTGCCAGGCAGGGTTTTCGCCGATGATGATCAATAGCAGGAATGCCAATCGAGCTCCATGGATGGCGTACCTAATTAAAGATGGGAAATACATATGCGGTGGTTCTCTAGTTAATCATC AGTTCGTCCTGACAGCTGCTCATTGTGCCAACTCTGTACAAAACTT GATTGCAAGATTGGGGGAGTATGATAGTTCGATTGAAACGGATGGCGAGACTTTAGATATCGGTGTCAGTATAATCTTTTTTGCACCACTGGGCCAGGACATTTCCCTGCTTAAATTGCTTACAAGAACTAATTACACAG CAACCATCAAGCCAATCTGCATTGTATTATGGACATGCAATGAGGATTTACGAGAATTACACTCTGTAAACAAGTATATTGTAACCGGCTGGGGTCAGATTTCCCGCGTTAACAGGACAGCCTCCACCATCCTCCAGGAAATATCGGTTTCGCGGATCAATCCCTCATTATGTGGCAACTTCTTTGGACAAATTTGTTGCGAAAATCCCTCGCAGTTTGTTTGTCACGGAGACTCTGGAAGTCCCCTTACTAGTGAACACAAATATAACCACGTCACTTCCACTGTTCTATATGGGGTTCTCAGTTCCGGCCACGAGAGGTGCTACGATTATGCCAGATACGTGGATATCGCTCCGTATACTCCTTGGATCTATTACATTATTAAAAGCTACTTTTAG
- the LOC108076140 gene encoding testisin-like — translation MESTFVAALLLQIALFLPLNIVLSTLETIKLGVHNTQNPEKEQTFEIAERITHLDPYIDLMLLKLDRVVKYEDHIRPICILLGPEQELLNSTNDLTITGWGQISNENATQRPWILQTAELKRIHWDDCGRPHGYICAEAAYQFACQGDSGGPLAAYVKHNQETVNAQVGVLHGGLTDRCDSFSQYVDVVNFTNWIVDMIRLNKKI, via the exons ATGGAGAGCACCTTTGTGGCGGCTCTCTTATTGCAGATC GCTCTGTTCTTACCGCTAAACATTGTTTTATCCACGCTGGAAACTA TAAAGTTGGGAGTACACAATACGCAGAACCCAGAAAAGGAACAAACATTTGAAATAGCAGAACGTATTACTCATCTTGACCCTTACATTGACCTGATGCTGCTTAAACTGGATCGAGTGGTAAAATACGAGG ACCATATTAGGCCGATCTGTATTCTTTTGGGACCTGAACAGGAGTTACTCAACAGCACAAACGACTTAACCATAACTGGCTGGGGTCAGATTTCCAATGAAAATGCTACACAACGACCTTGGATACTCCAAACAGCCGAATTAAAGCGCATCCATTGGGACGATTGTGGCAGACCACATGGATATATTTGTGCTGAGGCTGCCTATCAGTTTGCCTGCCAAGGTGACTCCGGAGGTCCTTTGGCAGCTTATGTTAAACATAACCAGGAAACGGTCAATGCCCAAGTTGGAGTACTCCACGGAGGTCTGACCGATAGATGCGACTCCTTTAGTCAGTATGTGGATGTGGTGAATTTTACCAATTGGATTGTTGACATGATAcgactaaacaaaaaaatctga
- the LOC108076142 gene encoding complement factor D-like, which translates to MSAYPLLTLSIILILGRQGCAKLLDEGCRPRYIPLISGGGEYNNPTPHMAYLRVNGVVKCGASLISNRFVLTAKHCLNFKGDYSVVLGKYDKSTPEKEEKVPVAYFNPHPDKNIDIALLELKDKVENKPTIKPICIIVDTAVESQLNSIPEFMILGSVQDSRQQVLVERTDLSSCGNRKDEYSICVKNPDQFSCEGDTGSPLAGYFKYNGETVLAQVGVLAGGSNPVCNTYSDVVKITPWIVSTINKEKEESIWRKIINYIWSLFE; encoded by the exons ATGTCCGCTTACCCACTGCTTACGCTTTCGATAATACTGATCCTGGGGAGACAAGGATGTGCCAAGTTACTGGACGAGGGATGCCGGCCAAGATATATACCCCTGATAAGCGGAGGTGGTGAATATAATAACCCCACCCCACATATGGCTTATTTAAGGGTCAATGGTGTGGTGAAATGTGGTGCCTCCCTTATTTCAAATC GCTTTGTTCTTACCGCTAAGCATTGTCTGAACTTTAAAGGCGACTA CTCTGTGGTTTTAGGAAAATACGACAAGTCTACAccagaaaaagaagaaaaagttCCTGTGGCATATTTTAATCCTCATCCTGACAAGAACATTGACATTGCCCTGCTGGAACTAAAGGATAAAGTGGAGAACAAAC CCACTATCAAACCGATTTGTATTATCGTGGATACTGCAGTGGAATCACAGCTCAACTCTATACCCGAGTTCATGATTCTGGGCAGCGTTCAGGATTCACGCCAACAAGTCCTTGTTGAGCGGACTGACTTGTCCTCGTGTGGCAATCGCAAAGACGAATATAGTATTTGTGTAAAGAACCCCGATCAGTTCTCTTGTGAAGGTGACACGGGCAGTCCCTTGGCAGGTTATTTCAAGTACAATGGTGAGACGGTCTTGGCCCAGGTAGGAGTACTCGCCGGAGGTTCGAATCCAGTATGCAACACCTATTCCGATGTCGTGAAGATAACGCCCTGGATCGTTAGCACAATAAACAAGGAAAAAGAGGAAAGCATATGGAGGAAAATAATCAACTATATTTGGTCGTTATTTgagtaa
- the LOC121502871 gene encoding uncharacterized protein, which translates to MGLSFVLQFIRFKMGRSVSQIYQLLIVLQFICYSTEVEYEFLMEDGTFYNECKDLPGALSMEDFLDMTNLNRTLVEEGIQVSGNMTSVWYGVDYSDRIQMTGSVQYFDRGTWVPTILNMLVSDLCKVLYDDKQLWYKSWSSHIVNRREIEKECLMPGTVFIFETYTANFRFGSGIYLKPGRYSIRLQYKAFDKFNIMRPNDICYEIRGEFFKI; encoded by the exons ATGGGGTTATCGTTCGTATTACAATTCATTCGATTCAAAATGGGTCGCAGTGTGTCGCAGATTTATCAGTTACTGattgttttacaatttatttgttaCTCGACTGAAGTCGAGTATGAGTTTCTCATGGAGGACGGAACGTTCTACAATGAATGCAAGGACTTGCCGGGTGCTCTATCTATGGAAGACTTTCTTGACATGACCAATCTTAACCGTACTTTGGTCGAAGAGGGTATTCAAGTTTCCGGAAATATGACATCTGTGTGGTATGGAGTTGACTATTCGGATCGCATTCAG atGACGGGAAGCGTGCAATACTTTGATCGTGGTACCTGGGTTCCAACAATACTAAATATGCTGGTTTCCGATCTCTGCAAAGTCCTGTACGATGATAAGCAGCTGTGGTACAAGTCGTGGTCCTCACATATAGTAAATCGAAGGGAAATAGAGAAAGAATGCTTAATGCCTGGT ACTGTTTTCATTTTCGAAACATATACGGCAAACTTCAGATTTGGAAGTGGCATATACCTAAAACCTGGTCGCTATTCAATTCGGCTTCAGTATAAGGCTTTTGACAAGTTCAACATAATGCGTCCAAATGACATCTGCTACGAAATTAGGggagaattttttaaaatctaa